The Portunus trituberculatus isolate SZX2019 chromosome 49, ASM1759143v1, whole genome shotgun sequence genome contains a region encoding:
- the LOC123499214 gene encoding 1-acyl-sn-glycerol-3-phosphate acyltransferase delta-like isoform X1: MLARREGTKYTMWELEDFTKIRRWYALHLLLCVTFFISGVIINAVQFLLYVTLRPFNKRLYCSINYYLMYSLMSQVLFLAEWWSGSDLRVFTSDESYKHWGKEHALIIMNHTFEVDWLMGWIVADRSQTLGSAKVFVKKMMQYVPTIGWAWRFSDAIFLNRKWEEDKTVMETQIKEFFDYPYPVWMLLFAEGTRFTPAKHKASMEFARKRGLPELKRHLIPRTRGFIQCVQSLKGNFPVMYDVTVGFNTKEGVAPTLQNMLRGRKVMSEIYIRRIPLSEVPDDDEGASNYLHDLYRQKDKLLDSYMRTGSFTQENDLPKYDSRPMPRRPYSLINMLLWASFVLSQILRFYYNLVVSGSLLSLSFAVGIVIFAYIGLYKMIALTKIEKGSGYGSTDTKKEE; this comes from the exons ACACCATGTGGGAATTGGAGGACTTCACCAAAATTCGCAGGTGGTATGCGCTGCAcctgctgctctgtgtcacCTTCTTCATATCAGGCGTGATAATAAATGCTGTACAGTTCCTGCTCTATGTGACGCTGAGACCCTTCAACAAACGCCTCTACTGCAGCATCAACTACTACCTCATGTACTCCCTCATGTCCC AAGTTTTGTTCCTTGCCGAGTGGTGGTCTGGCTCTGACCTGAGGGTGTTCACCTCAGATGAGTCATACAAGCACTGGGGCAAGGAGCATGCACTCATCATCATGAACCACACCTTCGAGGTGGACTGGCTCATGGGCTGGATTGTGGCTGACCGCAGTCAAACTCTTGGG TCTGCGAAAGTATTTGTCAAGAAAATGATGCAGTATGTCCCAACCATAGGGTGGGCCTGGCGATTCTCTGATGCAATATTTTTGAATCGCAAGTGGGAAGAAGATAAAACTGTTATGGAGACACAGATCAAAGAATTCTTTGATTATCCATACCCAGTGTGG ATGCTGTTGTTTGCTGAGGGCACAAGGTTCACACCTGCCAAGCACAAAGCCAGCATGGAGTTTGCCCGCAAGAGAGGCCTGCCGGAGCTGAAGAGACATTTAATTCCTCGCACTCGTGGTTTCATCCAGTGTGTCCAGTCTCTTAAAGGAAACTTCCCTGTCATGTATGACGTCACTGTGGGCTTCAACAC CAAGGAGGGTGTGGCACCAACCCTTCAAAACATGCTGCGTGGAAGGAAGGTCATGAGTGAAATATATATACGACGGATTCCTCTCAGCGAAGTTCCGGATGATGATGAAGGCGCATCAAATTACCTGCATGATTTGTACAGGCAAAAG gACAAGTTACTGGACAGCTACATGAGGACAGGAAGCTTCACCCAAGAGAATGATCTGCCAAAGTACGACAGCCGTCCCATGCCAAGGAGACCGTACTCTCTCATCAACATGTTGTTATGGGCGTCCTTTGTGCTCTCCCAGATCCTCCGCTTTTATTACAATCTCGTCGTCAGCGGGTCCCTCTTGTCGCTCTCCTTTGCTGTTGGCATCGTCATCTTTG CATACATCGGCCTGTACAAGATGATAGCACTAACAAAGATAGAGAAGGGATCAGGGTACGGGAGCACAGACACCAAGAAAGAAGAGTAG
- the LOC123499214 gene encoding 1-acyl-sn-glycerol-3-phosphate acyltransferase delta-like isoform X2: MWELEDFTKIRRWYALHLLLCVTFFISGVIINAVQFLLYVTLRPFNKRLYCSINYYLMYSLMSQVLFLAEWWSGSDLRVFTSDESYKHWGKEHALIIMNHTFEVDWLMGWIVADRSQTLGSAKVFVKKMMQYVPTIGWAWRFSDAIFLNRKWEEDKTVMETQIKEFFDYPYPVWMLLFAEGTRFTPAKHKASMEFARKRGLPELKRHLIPRTRGFIQCVQSLKGNFPVMYDVTVGFNTKEGVAPTLQNMLRGRKVMSEIYIRRIPLSEVPDDDEGASNYLHDLYRQKDKLLDSYMRTGSFTQENDLPKYDSRPMPRRPYSLINMLLWASFVLSQILRFYYNLVVSGSLLSLSFAVGIVIFAYIGLYKMIALTKIEKGSGYGSTDTKKEE; the protein is encoded by the exons ATGTGGGAATTGGAGGACTTCACCAAAATTCGCAGGTGGTATGCGCTGCAcctgctgctctgtgtcacCTTCTTCATATCAGGCGTGATAATAAATGCTGTACAGTTCCTGCTCTATGTGACGCTGAGACCCTTCAACAAACGCCTCTACTGCAGCATCAACTACTACCTCATGTACTCCCTCATGTCCC AAGTTTTGTTCCTTGCCGAGTGGTGGTCTGGCTCTGACCTGAGGGTGTTCACCTCAGATGAGTCATACAAGCACTGGGGCAAGGAGCATGCACTCATCATCATGAACCACACCTTCGAGGTGGACTGGCTCATGGGCTGGATTGTGGCTGACCGCAGTCAAACTCTTGGG TCTGCGAAAGTATTTGTCAAGAAAATGATGCAGTATGTCCCAACCATAGGGTGGGCCTGGCGATTCTCTGATGCAATATTTTTGAATCGCAAGTGGGAAGAAGATAAAACTGTTATGGAGACACAGATCAAAGAATTCTTTGATTATCCATACCCAGTGTGG ATGCTGTTGTTTGCTGAGGGCACAAGGTTCACACCTGCCAAGCACAAAGCCAGCATGGAGTTTGCCCGCAAGAGAGGCCTGCCGGAGCTGAAGAGACATTTAATTCCTCGCACTCGTGGTTTCATCCAGTGTGTCCAGTCTCTTAAAGGAAACTTCCCTGTCATGTATGACGTCACTGTGGGCTTCAACAC CAAGGAGGGTGTGGCACCAACCCTTCAAAACATGCTGCGTGGAAGGAAGGTCATGAGTGAAATATATATACGACGGATTCCTCTCAGCGAAGTTCCGGATGATGATGAAGGCGCATCAAATTACCTGCATGATTTGTACAGGCAAAAG gACAAGTTACTGGACAGCTACATGAGGACAGGAAGCTTCACCCAAGAGAATGATCTGCCAAAGTACGACAGCCGTCCCATGCCAAGGAGACCGTACTCTCTCATCAACATGTTGTTATGGGCGTCCTTTGTGCTCTCCCAGATCCTCCGCTTTTATTACAATCTCGTCGTCAGCGGGTCCCTCTTGTCGCTCTCCTTTGCTGTTGGCATCGTCATCTTTG CATACATCGGCCTGTACAAGATGATAGCACTAACAAAGATAGAGAAGGGATCAGGGTACGGGAGCACAGACACCAAGAAAGAAGAGTAG